Proteins from one Physeter macrocephalus isolate SW-GA chromosome 16, ASM283717v5, whole genome shotgun sequence genomic window:
- the OSBP gene encoding oxysterol-binding protein 1 has protein sequence MKHIAEKKQFVLQRLTNVSCPAKLAKRNRALLPAAGLAGRGRCAAAAAAADALSEWGPPGGDGGSRRRFRSCISGRRRLMAATELRGVVGPGPAAIAAPGGGGAGPPMVGGGGAGGRGDSGPGSGIAPGTVAAVAAGGPGPGAGGVAAAGPAPAPPAGGSGAGGSGSAREGWLFKWTNYIKGYQRRWFVLSNGLLSYYRSKAEMRHTCRGTINLATANITVEDSCNFIISNGGAQTYHLKASSEVERQRWVTALELAKAKAVKMLAESGREQRILCLGNILLAPLMHRSYFVPHCHGRLITNYLLDVSGFCSSGRISPGVLVFSWGQFCPKGDIWRRLRSGGANGI, from the exons ATGAAGCACATTGCTGAGAAAAAGCAATTTGTTTTACAACGTCTAACTAACGTCTCTTGTCCAGCAAAACTAGCAAAACGAAACAG AGCCCTCCTCCCCGCGGCCGGCCTGGCGGGGCGGGGACgctgcgcggcggcggcggcggcggctgatGCGCTATCCGAGTGGGGCCCTCCGGGCGGCGACGGCGGCTCTCGTAGGCGGTTCCGGTCCTGTATCTCCGGGCGGCGGCGGCTCATGGCAGCGACGGAGCTGAGAGGAGTAGTGGGCCCGGGCCCGGCAGCCATTGCGgccccgggcggcggcggcgccggtCCCCCCATGGTGGGAGGAGGCGGCGCCGGCGGCCGCGGAGATTCGGGGCCGGGCTCCGGGATCGCCCCGGGCACGGTGGCCGCGGTGGCTGCGGGCGGCCCGGGCCCCGGGGCCGGGGGAGTGGCGGCGGCGGGCCCGGCTCCTGCGCCGCCGGCGGGGGGCTCGGGCGCTGGGGGTTCGGGCTCGGCTCGCGAGGGCTGGCTCTTCAAATGGACCAATTATATCAAAGGCTACCAGCGGCGGTGGTTCGTGCTGAGCAACGGGCTCCTGAGCTACTACAG GTCAAAGGCAGAAATGAGACATACCTGCCGTGGTACCATCAACCTcgccacagccaacatcacagTGGAGGACTCCTGCAACTTCATCATTTCCAATGGGGGTGCTCAGACCTACCATCTGAAGGCGAGCTCAGAAGTAGAGCGGCAGCGCTGGGTCACAGCCCTGGAACTGGCCAAGGCCAAGGCTGTGAAGATGCTGGCAGAATCAGGTAGGGAGCAAAGAATATTGTGTCTGGGGAACATTCTGTTAGCCCCTCTTATGCACAGATCTTATTTCGTCCCTCATTGTCATGGTCGTTTAATTACCAACTATCTCCTGGATGTCTCAGGCTTCTGCTCATCAGGCAGAATTTCTCCTGGAGTGCTGGTTTTCAGCTGGGGGCAGTTCTGCCCCAAAGGGGACATTTGGCGAAGGCTGAGGAGTGGCGGTGCTAATGGCATCTAg